A section of the Oryza sativa Japonica Group chromosome 1, ASM3414082v1 genome encodes:
- the LOC9268306 gene encoding protein MOR1-like, translating to MEAEAEAGRPRPAMSAEDERLLMEAKWLPWDERLRHKSWKVRRDANVDLAALCDSIADPKDARLREFGPLFQNSVADCNVSVREKALDAVLAFQRASDAADASRYAKGICDAIVAKCLTGRPRIVEKAQAALLLWVGLDAAEVFVESMEKAVKNKMAKAVVPAIDVMFQALSKFGPKVVPPKKVLKMLPQLLDHPDRNVRASSKGLTVELCWWIGKEPVKAILFEKIRDMMIKELEAELANNSAIAKPAHKIRFIRCYDCTWTLIDEYDLVDPVHTLTPPEESGFCDGVKATKWSERRDATELTKLSSTKRIATGDFEDICPTPKKNDGCDFSKWYEP from the exons atggaggcggaggcggaggcgggcagGCCGCGGCCGGCCATGTCGGCGGAGGACGAGAGGCTCCTCATGGAGGCGAAGTGGCTGCCGTGGGACGAGCGGCTCCGGCACAAGAGCTGGAAGGTGCGGCGCGACGCCAacgtcgacctcgccgccctCTGCGACTCCATCGCCGACCCCAAGGACGCCCGCCTCCGCGAGTTCG GGCCGTTGTTTCAGAATTCCGTGGCGGATTGCAACGTGTCGGTGCGGGAGAAGGCGCTGGATGCCGTGCTCGCTTTCCAGCGGGCGTCCGATGCTGCTGATGCGTCCAG GTATGCGAAGGGGATCTGTGATGCGATTGTCGCAAAGTGCCTCACCGGCCGTCCTAGGATCGTCGAGAAGGCTCAGGCTGCGCTCCTCCTCTGGGTGGGGTTGGACGCGGCGGAGGTTTTCGTT GAATCAATGGAGAAGGCTGTAAAGAACAAAATGGCTAAAGCAGTTGTGCCTGCTATCGATGTAATGTTTCAAGCACTTAG TAAATTCGGACCTAAGGTAGTACCACCAAAAAAAGTATTGAAGATGCTTCCCCAGCTGCTTGATCATCCAGATCGGAATGTTCGGGCTTCTTCCAAGGGTTTGACAGTTGAGCTTTGTTGGTGGATTGGCAAAGAGCCTGTAAAGGCAATTTTATTTGAGAAGATTAGGGATATGATG ATAAAAGAGTTGGAAGCAGAGCTAGCAAATAACTCAGCAATTGCTAAGCCAGCTCACAAGATAAG GTTCATACGGTGTTATGATTGTACATGGACGTTGATCGATGAGTATGATCTTGTTGATCCTGTACATACCTTAACACCACCTGAGGAGTCTGGATTCTGTGATGGTGTG AAAGCAACTAAGTGGTCCGAAAGGAGGGATGCTACGGAGCTAACCAAGCTTTCTTCAACAAAAAGAATTGCTACTGGTGATTTTGAAGACATCTGTCCAACACCCAAGAAG AACGATGGCTGCGACTTCTCGAAGTGGTATGAGCCGTAG
- the LOC4327487 gene encoding leucine-rich repeat receptor protein kinase HPCA1, producing the protein MVEMQWLLLLFMLLVSLRLSFSQTNPQDVSALQALMKNWQNEPQSWMGSTDPCTSWDGISCSNGRVTEMWDLSNNLNLGGPLPPSIVNLKQLTTLILLGCSFTGDIPEQIGALRQLTFLALNSNKFTGGIPPTLGLLSKLFWLDLSDNQLSGKIPVSSGSNPGLDQLVNAEHFHFSENQLTGPIDEKLFSEKMNLIHVIFDNNNFTGPIPGSLGRVSSIQIIRLDHNQFSGPVPGSIANLSRLMELSLASNQLNGTVPDLTSANALTYVDLSNNNFMSSPAPRWFSTLTSLTTLFMDSDHLTGTIPSALFSFPQLQQISLAKNSFSGELNMSSNISSLLRVVNLTNNQIFNAEVDPSYTGSLILSGNLICFNNISFCTLKQKQQVPYSTNLGPCGAISCPTDQSANPVASQNCACASPFQGLMIFRAPAFSDVTNPKSFQPLEFTLVQNLSLAPGSVAISNVEFSPGEPLTFTVKVFPESGTSFNHSEVIRISSSLVNQTYKAPAYFGPYSFIASTYFASPSGKRSSMGKGAIIGIAVAGFLLLVGLILVAMYALRQKKIAKEAVERTTNPFASWGQGGKDNGDVPQLKGARYFAFEELKRCTNNFSETQEIGSGGYGKVYKGMLANGQMAAIKRAQQGSMQGAAEFKNEIELLSRVHHKNLVSLVGFCYEQGEQMLVYEYIPNGTLRENLKGKGGMHLDWKKRLQIAVGSAKGLAYLHELADPPIIHRDIKSTNILLDESLNAKVADFGLSKLVSDTKKGHVSTQVKGTLGYLDPEYYMTQQLSEKSDVYSFGVVMLELITSRQPIEKGTYIVREIRTAIDQYDQEYYGLKSLIDPTIRDSAKMVGFRRFVQLAMECVEESAADRPTMNDVVKELEIIIQNEGAQLLNSASLSAQQFGYAKGRDPDPYGDHVPINDDSSSSAFDYNSVYSYSVVEPK; encoded by the exons ATGGTGGAGATGCAGTGGCTGCTACTTCTGTTCATGCTCTTGGTGAGCCTACGGCTAAGCTTCAGTCAGACAAATCCTCAAGATG TTTCTGCACTCCAGGCATTGATGAAGAATTGGCAGAATGAACCGCAAAGCTGGATGGGATCGACTGATCCCTGCACCTCCTGGGATGGAATTTCCTGTTCCAATGGGAGGGTGACAGAAATGTG GGATCTGTCTAACAACCTAAATCTTGGAGGTCCACTTCCTCCAAGCATTGTGAATCTGAAGCAGCTCACAACTCT GATTTTACTTGGATGCAGTTTCACTGGTGATATTCCAGAGCAGATCGGAGCATTAAGGCAACTCACATTCCT GGCCCTGAACTCAAATAAGTTCACTGGTGGAATCCCCCCAACACTTGGCCTTCTCTCTAAGCTTTTTTGGTTGGACTTGTCAGACAATCAGCTGTCGGGGAAAATACCGGTTTCATCAGGTTCAAACCCAGGGCTGGATCAGCTTGTTAATGCAGAACATTT CCATTTCAGTGAGAACCAGTTGACAGGCCCAATTGACGAAAAGCTTTTCAGTGAAAAAATGAACCTTATACACGT GATATTTGACAACAATAACTTTACTGGACCAATCCCAGGATCTCTCGGGAGAGTCTCATCAATTCAAATTAT CCGACTAGATCATAACCAATTCAGTGGTCCAGTTCCAGGAAGTATAGCAAACCTATCTCGTCTGATGGAACT GAGCTTAGCAAGCAACCAACTGAATGGGACAGTGCCAGACCTCACCAGTGCAAATGCTCTCACTTATGT GGACCTAAGCAACAATAACTTCATGAGCTCACCAGCACCGCGATGGTTTTCAACATTAACATCCTTGACTACCTT ATTTATGGATAGTGATCATCTTACTGGAACAATCCCCAGTGCCCTGTTCAGTTTCCCGCAATTGCAGCAAAT ATCATTAGCTAAGAATTCATTCAGTGGGGAACTTAATATGAGCAGTAACATCAGTTCACTACTGCGGGTTGTTAATTTGACAAACAATCAGATCTTCAATGCTGAAGTTGACCCAAGCTACACCGGCAGCCTCAT ACTATCAGGCAATCTTATATGCTTCAACAATATCAGTTTCTGCACACTCAAGCAAAAGCAGCAAGTGCCATACTCAACAAACCTAGGTCCATGTGGTGCCATTTCATGCCCCACTGACCAGTCAGCAAATCCGGTGGCTTCACAGAACTGTGCTTGCGCCAGCCCCTTCCAGGGTTTGATGATCTTCCGAGCACCAGCCTTCTCTGATGTGACCAATCCCAAGTCATTCCAACCTTTGGAATTTACTCTTGTTCAGAACCTTAGCCTAGCTCCAGGATCAGTTGCCATTTCCAATGTTGAGTTCAGTCCAGGGGAGCCACTAACATTCACAGTGAAGGTTTTTCCAGAGAGCGGAACAAGCTTCAATCACTCAGAGGTTATCAGAATCAGTTCTTCTTTGGTCAACCAAACCTACAAAGCTCCAGCATATTTTGGACCATATAGCTTCATAGCAAGCACATATTTTGCAA GCCCCAGTGGTAAAAGGTCGTCAATGGGCAAAGGTGCAATAATCGGAATAGCGGTTGCTGGTTTTCTCCTTCTTGTTGGCCTTATCCTAGTAGCAATGTATGCTCTAAGGCAGAAAAAAATAGCTAAGGAGGCAGTAGAACGAACTACTAATCCTTTTG CATCATGGGGACAAGGTGGTAAAGATAATGGAGATGTGCCACAGCTGAAGGGAGCAAGATACTTTGCATTTGAGGAACTGAAGAGGTGCACAAACAATTTCTCAGAAACCCAAGAAATAGGATCAGGAGGATATGGGAAG GTGTACAAAGGAATGCTCGCAAATGGGCAAATGGCTGCAATAAAACGCGCACAGCAAGGATCTATGCAAGGTGCAGCTGAATTTAAGAATGAGATAGAACTACTTTCCAGGGTTCATCACAAGAACCTGGTGAGCTTAGTAGGTTTCTGCTATGAACAAGGGGAGCAGATGTTGGTTTATGAGTACATTCCTAATGGGACCTTAAGGGAGAATCTGAAGG GTAAAGGAGGAATGCACTTGGATTGGAAGAAACGCCTTCAAATTGCAGTTGGCTCTGCTAAAGGTCTAGCGTATCTTCATGAACTTGCTGATCCACCAATTATCCATAGAGATATCAAATCAACCAATATCCTTCTGGATGAAAGTCTAAATGCAAAGGTTGCTGATTTTGGTCTTTCAAAGCTGGTATCTGACACAAAAAAGGGCCATGTTTCTACCCAAGTGAAGGGCACACTG GGTTATTTGGATCCTGAATACTACATGACTCAGCAGCTATCTGAGAAGAGTGATGTATATAGCTTTGGAGTTGTCATGCTAGAACTGATAACGTCCAGGCAGCCCATAGAGAAAGGCACATATATTGTCCGTGAGATCAGGACAGCAATAGATCAGTATGACCAAGAGTATTACGGATTGAAGAGCCTAATTGATCCAACAATCCGGGATTCAGCAAAAATGGTTGGCTTTAGGAGATTTGTGCAGTTGGCTATGGAATGTGTAGAGGAGTCTGCTGCTGACCGCCCGACAATGAATGATGTGGTGAAGGAACTTGAGATTATAATACAAAATGAAGGGGCACAGTTGCTAAACTCAGCATCTTTATCGGCTCAGCAGTTTGGATATGCAAAGGGTAGAGATCCAGATCCTTATGGAGATCATGTGCCTATCAATGatgacagcagcagcagtgctTTTGATTACAACAGTGTATATTCATACTCAGTTGTTGAACCAAAGTAG
- the LOC4327488 gene encoding L-ascorbate oxidase homolog, with translation MTTMRASAALLLVAAAVLAAVRAEDPYHFFDWKVTYGTRTIMDVAQKVMLINDMFPGPTINCSSNNNIVVNVFNQLDHPLLFNWHGIQQRKNSWMDGMPGTNCPIQPGTNWTYKWQPKDQIGTFFYFPSMGMQRAAGGYGIITVHSRLLIPVPFDEPAGDYPVLVGDWYTKDHTVLAKNLDAGKSIGRPAGLVINGKNEKDASNPPMYTMEAGKVYRFRVCNVGIKTSLNVRIQGHSLKLVEMEGSHTVQNSYDSLDVHVAQCVSFLVTADQKPGDYLLVASTRFLKEYSAITAIVRYNGSNTPASPKLPEGPSGWAWSINQWRSFRWNLTASAARPNPQGSYHYGQINITRTIKLCTSKGKVDGKERFALNGVSHVDDAQTPLKLAEYFNASSGVFEYNLIGDVPPATTVPQKLAPNVISAEFRTFIEVVFENPEKSIDSFHINGYAFFAAGMGPGIWTPECRKTYNLLDTVSRHTIQVYPRSWTAVMLTFDNAGMWNIRSNMWERYYLGAQLYVSVVSPARSLRDEYNMPEIALRCGKVVGLPMPPSYLPA, from the exons ATGACAACGAtgcgcgcctccgccgcgctgctgctggtggcggcggcggtcctcgccgccgtgcgcgccgagGACCCGTACCACTTCTTCGATTGGAAGGTGACGTACGGGACCAGGACGATTATGGACGTGGCCCAGAAGGTGATGCTCATCAACGACATGTTCCCCGGCCCAACCATCAACTGCAGCTCCAACAACAACATCGTCGTCAACGTCTTCAACCAGCTCGACCATCCCCTCCTCTTCAACTG GCACGGGATCCAACAGAGGAAGAACTCGTGGATGGACGGAATGCCGGGGACGAATTGCCCGATCCAGCCGGGCACAAACTGGACGTACAAATGGCAGCCCAAGGACCAGATCGGGACCTTCTTCTACTTCCCCAGCATGGGCATGcagcgcgcggccggcggctaCGGGATCATCACCGTGCACAGCCGGCTGCTCATCCCGGTGCCCTTCGACGAGCCGGCCGGCGACTACCCGGTCCTCGTCGGCGACTGGTACACCAAGGACCACACCGTGCTGGCGAAGAACCTCGACGCCGGCAAGAGCATCGGCCGGCCGGCGGGTCTCGTCATCAACGGCAAGAACGAGAAGGACGCGTCCAACCCGCCCATGTACACCATGGAGGCCGGCAAGGTGTACCGGTTCCGCGTCTGCAACGTGGGGATCAAGACGTCGCTCAACGTGCGCATCCAGGGCCACAGCCTCAAGCTCGTGGAGATGGAGGGCTCGCACACCGTGCAGAACAGCTACGACTCGCTGGACGTGCATGTCGCCCAGTGCGTCTCCTTCCTCGTCACCGCCGACCAGAAGCCCGGCGACTACCTCCTCGTGGCCTCCACCCGCTTCTTGAAGGAGTACAGCGCCATCACCGCCATCGTCCGGTACAACGGGTCGAACACGCCGGCGTCGCCCAAGCTGCCGGAGGGGCCGAGCGGGTGGGCGTGGTCCATCAACCAGTGGAGGTCGTTCCGCTGGAACctgacggcgagcgcggcgcggccCAACCCGCAGGGGTCCTACCACTACGGGCAGATCAACATCACGCGCACCATCAAGCTCTGCACCAGCAAGGGGAAGGTGGACGGCAAGGAGCGGTTCGCCCTCAACGGCGTGTCGCACGTCGACGACGCCCAGACGCCGCTCAAGCTCGCCGAGTACTTCAACGCCTCCTCCGGGGTGTTCGAGTACAACCTCATCGGCGAcgtgccgccggccaccaccgtCCCGCAGAAGCTCGCGCCCAACGTCATCTCCGCCGAGTTCCGCACCTTCATCGAGGTCGTCTTCGAGAACCCCGAGAAGAGCATCGACTCCTTCCACATCAACGGCTACGCCTTCTTCGCCGCCGG CATGGGGCCGGGGATATGGACGCCGGAGTGCAGGAAGACGTACAACCTGCTGGACACGGTGAGCCGGCACACGATCCAGGTGTACCCGAGGTCGTGGACGGCGGTGATGCTGACGTTCGACAACGCGGGGATGTGGAACATCAGGTCCAACATGTGGGAGAGGTACTACCTCGGGGCGCAGTTGTACGTCAGCGTGGtatcgccggcgaggtcgctCCGGGACGAGTACAACATGCCGGAGATAGCCCTCCGCTGCGGCAAGGTCGTCGGCCTGCCGATGCCGCCGTCCTACCTCCCCGCATAA
- the LOC107281182 gene encoding zinc finger BED domain-containing protein RICESLEEPER 2-like, producing MVVHPTEYDHDHTKLLIARMIILHDYPFRIVEHKGFNALMKWMNPSYEFIGRKAIKSECMKLYESEKEHLRKSLREAETISLTTDMWTSNQNLQYMCLVAHYIDVNWVLQCRVLNFVEVEPPHTGIVIAQAIFDCLVDWKIEDKVMTITLDNASNNDTAVSNLKSKLAARKNAQFDPDYFHVRCAAHIVNLVVNDGLQQIQSLITNVRNTVKYFKKSPARMYKFVGVCNTYSIKVGRGLSIDVKTRWSSTYRMLETCIEYRNGFDYYAESDTKYEWLPLQSEWDLFEKIQPILGTMSGATTAFSGSTYPTANVFYPYIAKVKIAILASRAQAQTALLEAARLGQQSGLYEPDPNDVLLVTMADAMLEKFNKYWENTNNIMIIATILDPRFKMRYIRWCFSEFFGETRCVTEVAAITDEMEKLYRKYERICRHNQGGNSPHNGHSASSSISTTTSLASIIPSGFQSFLQSNAKESSKSELLIYLDEPNVSLEDSTFNLLNYWKVNAHRFPVVSNMAKRFLAVPASSVSSESTFSTGGRILDDYRSSLKPETVQALVCASSWIRASQNDNSAPIPVGENGDDDIEIVDFPNCVVASN from the exons ATGGTTGTGCATCCTACTGAGTATGATCATGATCACACTAAACTTTTGATTGCCCGTATGATAATTCTACATGATTACCCATTTAGAATTGTTGAGCATAAAGGGTTTAATGCCTTGATGAAGTGGATGAATCCTAGCTATGAATTCATTGGTCGCAAGGCCATAAAAAGTGAATGCATGAAATTGTATGAATCTGAAAAGGAACATCTCAGGAAAAGTCTTAGGGAGGCTGAGACCATAAGTTTAACTACAGATATGTGGACATCAAATCAAAACCTTCAGTATATGTGTTTGGTGGCTCATTACATAGATGTTAATTGGGTTTTGCAATGCCGTGTCCTAAACTTTGTTGAGGTGGAGCCTCCTCACACCGGTATTGTCATAGCTCAAGCTATTTTTGATTGCTTGGTTGATTGGAAAATAGAGGACAAGGTCATGACAATAACCCTTGATAATGCTTCAAACAATGACACcgctgtttcaaatttgaagtcTAAGCTTGCTGCTAGAAAGAATGCTCAGTTTGATCCAGATTATTTCCATGTTCGTTGTGCTGCCCACATAGTTAATTTGGTTGTTAATGATGGCCTGCAACAAATTCAATCTTTGATAACCAATGTTAGGAACACTGTGAAGTACTTTAAGAAGTCTCCAGCCCGTATGTATAAGTTTGTGGGTGTGTGCAACACTTATTCAATTAAAGTTGGTAGAGGGTTGTCTATTGATGTTAAAACAAGGTGGAGTTCGACCTATCGGATGCTAGAGACATGCATTGAGTATAGAAATGGTTTTGATTATTATGCTGAATCAGACACCAAATATGAATGGCTACCTTTACAATCTGAATGGGATTTGTTTGAGAAAATTCAGCCAATCTTGGGAACAATGTCTGGTGCAACCACTGCATTTTCAGGGTCAACCTACCCCACTGCCAATGTTTTCTATCCATACATAGCTAAAGTTAAGATTGCAATATTAGCTTCTAGAGCACAAGCACAAACTGCACTGTTAGAAGCTGCAAGGTTAGGGCAGCAGTCTGGACTTTATGAACCTGACCCTAATGATGTATTGCTGGTGACTATGGCTGATGCAATGTTGGAAAAATTCAATAAATATTGGGAGAACACAAACAATATCATGATCATTGCTACaatccttgaccctaggttcaAAATGAGGTACATTAGATGGTGCTTCAGTGAATTTTTTGGTGAGACAAGGTGTGTAACAGAGGTTGCTGCCATAACTGATGAGATGGAAAAACTCTACAGAAAGTATGAGCGGATATGTCGCCACAACCAAGGTGGGAACAGTCCACACAATGGTCACTCGGCCTCATCCTCAATCTCTACTACCACCTCATTGGCTTCAATTATTCCAAGTGGATTTCAATCCTTTTTGCAGTCAAATGCTAAAGAATCCTCAAAGTCTGAGTTACTCATCTATCTAGATGAACCAAATGTGTCCCTCGAAGATAGCACTTTCAACTTACTCAATTATTGGAAGGTAAATGCCCATAGGTTTCCTGTTGTGTCCAACATGGCAAAGAGGTTCTTGGCTGTTCCAGCTAGCAGTGTGTCATCAGAGTCCACTTTTAGTACCGGGGGAAGAATTCTTGATGACTACCGGAGTTCTTTGAAGCCAGAAACAGTTCAGGCTTTGGTTTGTGCTTCAAGCTGGATAAGAGCCTCTCAAAATGACAATAGTGCACCTATCCCTGTG GGAGAAAATGGAGATGATGACATCGAAATAGTGGACTTCCCCAATTGTGTGGTGGCAAGCAACTA G